Proteins from a single region of Ailuropoda melanoleuca isolate Jingjing chromosome 15, ASM200744v2, whole genome shotgun sequence:
- the ARHGAP9 gene encoding rho GTPase-activating protein 9 isoform X1: MLSGRWWSSTRGSLGLGPQNPSRGSQLCALYAFTYTGTDGRQVSLAEGDRFLLLRKTNSDWWLARRLGAPPTSRPIFVPAAYMTEESIPSQSPTTISPSQSLWTPGPKLCHGSAKELHLSQEPPGRAQTTSKQPPPLPPKMCRSVSVTNLRPTLPKPFQEGASGRSLSQEDLLPEANANTARPQPLMSEHPVYCNLVDLRRCPRSPPPSPACPPLQRLDSWEQHLDPNSGRCFYIHSLTGSKSWKPPRRTRVREMNPGFMEGTQTLNRDNGVLQPQAKGSESDTATPELLGPQGSPYLCQRTSQLHPSDQPSALQPSRPLPQVLDDPHEVEKSGLLNVTKIAQGGRKLRKNWSPSWVVLAGNSLVFYREPPPAAPSSIWGPAGSRPESSVDLRGAALAQGRRLSSRRNVLHIRTVPGHEFLLQSDQETELRAWHRALRAVIERLDRENPLELRLSGSGPAELEELSGGEDDEEESEPVSKPLLRIGGLRSSSRCPEGTEQNRVRNKLKRLIAKRPPLQSLQERGLLRDQVFGCQLESLCQREGDTVPSFVRLCIAAVDKRGLDVDGIYRVSGNLAVVQKLRFLVDRERAVTSDGRYVFPEQPGQEGRLDLDSAEWDDIHVVTGALKLFLRELPQPLVPPSLLPHFRAALALSESEQRLSQIRELIGSMPKPHRDTLQYLLEHLCRVIAHSDKNRMTPHNLGIVFGPTLFRPEQETSDPAAHALYPGQLVQLMLTDFTSLFP, encoded by the exons ATGCTGTCAGGCCGGTGGTGGTCAAGTACCCGGGGCAGCCTTGGGCTGGGGCCCCAAAACCCTTCTCGGGGATCCCAGCTCTGTGCCCTCTATGCCTTCACTTACACTGGGACAGATGGCCGGCAAGTGTCCCTGGCTGAAGGGGACAGGTTTCTACTGCTTCGAAAGACCAACTCAGACTGGTGGCTGGCAAGGCGCCTGGGAGCACCCCCCACTTCTCGACCCATCTTTGTCCCAGCTGCCTACATGACAGAGGAATCTATCCCTTCCCAGAGCCCAACCACCATCAGCCCCAGCCAATCCCTCTGGACACCTG GGCCAAAGTTGTGTCATGGTTCCGCGAAGGAACTGCATCTGTCTCAGGAGCCTCCAGGCAGGGCGCAGACCACCTCTAAGcagcctcctcctcttccccccaaaatgtgtAGAAGCGTCAGTGTTACCAATTTGAGGCCTACCCTCCCGAAACCCTTCCAGGAAGGAGCAAGTGGCAGATCTCTCTCTCAGGAAGACTTACTGCCAGAGGCCAATGCCAACACA GCAAGACCCCAGCCCCTCATGTCAGAGCACCCTGTGTACTGCAACCTAGTGGACCTTCGCCGCTGTCCCCGGTCTCCTCCCCCAAGCCCTGCGTGCCCCCCACTGCAGAGGCTGGACTCCTGGGAGCAGCACTTGGACCCTAACTCTGGACGCTGCTTCTACATACATTCGCTGACCGGCTCCAAGTCCTGGAAGCCCCCACGCCGCACTCGCGTGCGGGAGATG AACCCTGGCTTCATGGAGGGGACACAGACCCTGAATAGGGACAATGGTGTCCTGCAACCTCAGGCAAAGGGCTCAGAATCTGACACCGCAACCCCAGAACTGCTGGGCCCCCAG ggtTCACCCTACCTCTGCCAGCGCACCTCCCAGCTCCATCCCTCAGACCAGCCGTCAGCCTTGCAGCCCTCTCGACCTCTGCCGCAAGTCCTGGACGACCCCCAT GAGGTGGAAAAGTCGGGCCTGCTCAACGTGACCAAGATCGCCCAAGGGGGGCGGAAGCTCAG GAAGAACTGGAGCCCGTCTTGGGTGGTGTTAGCAGGTAACAGCTTGGTCTTCTACCGGGAGCCACCGCCGGCCGCGCCCTCCTCAATCTGG GGACCAGCGGGTAGCCGACCCGAAAGCAGCGTGGACCTGCGCGGGGCAGCCCTGGCCCAAGGCCGCCGCCTGTCCAGCCGCCGCAACGTCCTGCAC ATCCGCACGGTCCCTGGCCACGAGTTCCTGCTGCAATCAGACCAGGAGACCGAGTTGCGAGCCTGGCACCGCGCGCTGCGGGCGGTCATCGAACGCCTG GATCGAGAGAACCCCCTGGAACTGCGTCTGTCAGGTTCGGGACCGGCAGAGCTGGAGGAGCTGAGCGGCGGAGAGGACGACGAAGAGGAGTCCGAGCCGGTGTCCAAGCCACTGCTGCGGATCGGTGGCCTTCGGAGCTCCA GTCGGTGTCCTGAAGGAACTGAACAGAACCGCGTCCGGAACAAACTAAAGCGGCTTATCGCAAAGAGACCACCCTTGCAAAGCCTGCAGGAGCGTGGGCTGCTCCGAG ACCAGGTGTTCGGCTGCCAGTTGGAATCACTGTGCCAGCGGGAAGGGGACACCGTGCCCAGCTTTGTGCGGCTCTGCATCGCTGCTGTGGATAAGAGAG GTCTAGATGTAGACGGCATTTACCGGGTGAGCGGGAACCTGGCAGTGGTCCAGAAACTTCGCTTCCTGGTGGACAGAG AGCGTGCGGTCACCTCCGATGGGAGGTATGTGTTCCCAGAACAGCCAGGACAAG aaGGCCGATTAGATTTGGACAGTGCTGAGTGGGATGATATTCACGTGGTCACTGGAGCCCTGAAGCTTTTTCTCAGGGAGCTACCCCAGCCTCTGGTGCCCCCATCGCTGCTGCCCCATTTTCGTGCTGCCCTTG CACTCTCCGAATCAGAGCAGCGTCTCTCTCAAATACGAGAATTAATAGGCTCAATGCCCAAGCCCCACCGGGACACTCTGCAGTACCTCCTGGAACATTTATGCAG GGTGATAGCACACTCTGATAAGAACCGCATGACCCCCCACAACCTGGGAATTGTGTTTGGGCCAACCCTGTTTCGGCCAGAGCAGGAGACGTCTGACCCGGCCGCCCATGCTCTTTACCCTGGGCAGCTAGTCCAACTCATGCTCACCGACTTCACCAGCCTCTTCCCTTGA
- the ARHGAP9 gene encoding rho GTPase-activating protein 9 isoform X2 — protein MLSGRWWSSTRGSLGLGPQNPSRGSQLCALYAFTYTGTDGRQVSLAEGDRFLLLRKTNSDWWLARRLGAPPTSRPIFVPAAYMTEESIPSQSPTTISPSQSLWTPGPKLCHGSAKELHLSQEPPGRAQTTSKQPPPLPPKMCRSVSVTNLRPTLPKPFQEGASGRSLSQEDLLPEANANTARPQPLMSEHPVYCNLVDLRRCPRSPPPSPACPPLQRLDSWEQHLDPNSGRCFYIHSLTGSKSWKPPRRTRVREMGSPYLCQRTSQLHPSDQPSALQPSRPLPQVLDDPHEVEKSGLLNVTKIAQGGRKLRKNWSPSWVVLAGNSLVFYREPPPAAPSSIWGPAGSRPESSVDLRGAALAQGRRLSSRRNVLHIRTVPGHEFLLQSDQETELRAWHRALRAVIERLDRENPLELRLSGSGPAELEELSGGEDDEEESEPVSKPLLRIGGLRSSSRCPEGTEQNRVRNKLKRLIAKRPPLQSLQERGLLRDQVFGCQLESLCQREGDTVPSFVRLCIAAVDKRGLDVDGIYRVSGNLAVVQKLRFLVDRERAVTSDGRYVFPEQPGQEGRLDLDSAEWDDIHVVTGALKLFLRELPQPLVPPSLLPHFRAALALSESEQRLSQIRELIGSMPKPHRDTLQYLLEHLCRVIAHSDKNRMTPHNLGIVFGPTLFRPEQETSDPAAHALYPGQLVQLMLTDFTSLFP, from the exons ATGCTGTCAGGCCGGTGGTGGTCAAGTACCCGGGGCAGCCTTGGGCTGGGGCCCCAAAACCCTTCTCGGGGATCCCAGCTCTGTGCCCTCTATGCCTTCACTTACACTGGGACAGATGGCCGGCAAGTGTCCCTGGCTGAAGGGGACAGGTTTCTACTGCTTCGAAAGACCAACTCAGACTGGTGGCTGGCAAGGCGCCTGGGAGCACCCCCCACTTCTCGACCCATCTTTGTCCCAGCTGCCTACATGACAGAGGAATCTATCCCTTCCCAGAGCCCAACCACCATCAGCCCCAGCCAATCCCTCTGGACACCTG GGCCAAAGTTGTGTCATGGTTCCGCGAAGGAACTGCATCTGTCTCAGGAGCCTCCAGGCAGGGCGCAGACCACCTCTAAGcagcctcctcctcttccccccaaaatgtgtAGAAGCGTCAGTGTTACCAATTTGAGGCCTACCCTCCCGAAACCCTTCCAGGAAGGAGCAAGTGGCAGATCTCTCTCTCAGGAAGACTTACTGCCAGAGGCCAATGCCAACACA GCAAGACCCCAGCCCCTCATGTCAGAGCACCCTGTGTACTGCAACCTAGTGGACCTTCGCCGCTGTCCCCGGTCTCCTCCCCCAAGCCCTGCGTGCCCCCCACTGCAGAGGCTGGACTCCTGGGAGCAGCACTTGGACCCTAACTCTGGACGCTGCTTCTACATACATTCGCTGACCGGCTCCAAGTCCTGGAAGCCCCCACGCCGCACTCGCGTGCGGGAGATG ggtTCACCCTACCTCTGCCAGCGCACCTCCCAGCTCCATCCCTCAGACCAGCCGTCAGCCTTGCAGCCCTCTCGACCTCTGCCGCAAGTCCTGGACGACCCCCAT GAGGTGGAAAAGTCGGGCCTGCTCAACGTGACCAAGATCGCCCAAGGGGGGCGGAAGCTCAG GAAGAACTGGAGCCCGTCTTGGGTGGTGTTAGCAGGTAACAGCTTGGTCTTCTACCGGGAGCCACCGCCGGCCGCGCCCTCCTCAATCTGG GGACCAGCGGGTAGCCGACCCGAAAGCAGCGTGGACCTGCGCGGGGCAGCCCTGGCCCAAGGCCGCCGCCTGTCCAGCCGCCGCAACGTCCTGCAC ATCCGCACGGTCCCTGGCCACGAGTTCCTGCTGCAATCAGACCAGGAGACCGAGTTGCGAGCCTGGCACCGCGCGCTGCGGGCGGTCATCGAACGCCTG GATCGAGAGAACCCCCTGGAACTGCGTCTGTCAGGTTCGGGACCGGCAGAGCTGGAGGAGCTGAGCGGCGGAGAGGACGACGAAGAGGAGTCCGAGCCGGTGTCCAAGCCACTGCTGCGGATCGGTGGCCTTCGGAGCTCCA GTCGGTGTCCTGAAGGAACTGAACAGAACCGCGTCCGGAACAAACTAAAGCGGCTTATCGCAAAGAGACCACCCTTGCAAAGCCTGCAGGAGCGTGGGCTGCTCCGAG ACCAGGTGTTCGGCTGCCAGTTGGAATCACTGTGCCAGCGGGAAGGGGACACCGTGCCCAGCTTTGTGCGGCTCTGCATCGCTGCTGTGGATAAGAGAG GTCTAGATGTAGACGGCATTTACCGGGTGAGCGGGAACCTGGCAGTGGTCCAGAAACTTCGCTTCCTGGTGGACAGAG AGCGTGCGGTCACCTCCGATGGGAGGTATGTGTTCCCAGAACAGCCAGGACAAG aaGGCCGATTAGATTTGGACAGTGCTGAGTGGGATGATATTCACGTGGTCACTGGAGCCCTGAAGCTTTTTCTCAGGGAGCTACCCCAGCCTCTGGTGCCCCCATCGCTGCTGCCCCATTTTCGTGCTGCCCTTG CACTCTCCGAATCAGAGCAGCGTCTCTCTCAAATACGAGAATTAATAGGCTCAATGCCCAAGCCCCACCGGGACACTCTGCAGTACCTCCTGGAACATTTATGCAG GGTGATAGCACACTCTGATAAGAACCGCATGACCCCCCACAACCTGGGAATTGTGTTTGGGCCAACCCTGTTTCGGCCAGAGCAGGAGACGTCTGACCCGGCCGCCCATGCTCTTTACCCTGGGCAGCTAGTCCAACTCATGCTCACCGACTTCACCAGCCTCTTCCCTTGA
- the ARHGAP9 gene encoding rho GTPase-activating protein 9 isoform X4, whose amino-acid sequence MSEHPVYCNLVDLRRCPRSPPPSPACPPLQRLDSWEQHLDPNSGRCFYIHSLTGSKSWKPPRRTRVREMNPGFMEGTQTLNRDNGVLQPQAKGSESDTATPELLGPQGSPYLCQRTSQLHPSDQPSALQPSRPLPQVLDDPHEVEKSGLLNVTKIAQGGRKLRKNWSPSWVVLAGNSLVFYREPPPAAPSSIWGPAGSRPESSVDLRGAALAQGRRLSSRRNVLHIRTVPGHEFLLQSDQETELRAWHRALRAVIERLDRENPLELRLSGSGPAELEELSGGEDDEEESEPVSKPLLRIGGLRSSSRCPEGTEQNRVRNKLKRLIAKRPPLQSLQERGLLRDQVFGCQLESLCQREGDTVPSFVRLCIAAVDKRGLDVDGIYRVSGNLAVVQKLRFLVDRERAVTSDGRYVFPEQPGQEGRLDLDSAEWDDIHVVTGALKLFLRELPQPLVPPSLLPHFRAALALSESEQRLSQIRELIGSMPKPHRDTLQYLLEHLCRVIAHSDKNRMTPHNLGIVFGPTLFRPEQETSDPAAHALYPGQLVQLMLTDFTSLFP is encoded by the exons ATGTCAGAGCACCCTGTGTACTGCAACCTAGTGGACCTTCGCCGCTGTCCCCGGTCTCCTCCCCCAAGCCCTGCGTGCCCCCCACTGCAGAGGCTGGACTCCTGGGAGCAGCACTTGGACCCTAACTCTGGACGCTGCTTCTACATACATTCGCTGACCGGCTCCAAGTCCTGGAAGCCCCCACGCCGCACTCGCGTGCGGGAGATG AACCCTGGCTTCATGGAGGGGACACAGACCCTGAATAGGGACAATGGTGTCCTGCAACCTCAGGCAAAGGGCTCAGAATCTGACACCGCAACCCCAGAACTGCTGGGCCCCCAG ggtTCACCCTACCTCTGCCAGCGCACCTCCCAGCTCCATCCCTCAGACCAGCCGTCAGCCTTGCAGCCCTCTCGACCTCTGCCGCAAGTCCTGGACGACCCCCAT GAGGTGGAAAAGTCGGGCCTGCTCAACGTGACCAAGATCGCCCAAGGGGGGCGGAAGCTCAG GAAGAACTGGAGCCCGTCTTGGGTGGTGTTAGCAGGTAACAGCTTGGTCTTCTACCGGGAGCCACCGCCGGCCGCGCCCTCCTCAATCTGG GGACCAGCGGGTAGCCGACCCGAAAGCAGCGTGGACCTGCGCGGGGCAGCCCTGGCCCAAGGCCGCCGCCTGTCCAGCCGCCGCAACGTCCTGCAC ATCCGCACGGTCCCTGGCCACGAGTTCCTGCTGCAATCAGACCAGGAGACCGAGTTGCGAGCCTGGCACCGCGCGCTGCGGGCGGTCATCGAACGCCTG GATCGAGAGAACCCCCTGGAACTGCGTCTGTCAGGTTCGGGACCGGCAGAGCTGGAGGAGCTGAGCGGCGGAGAGGACGACGAAGAGGAGTCCGAGCCGGTGTCCAAGCCACTGCTGCGGATCGGTGGCCTTCGGAGCTCCA GTCGGTGTCCTGAAGGAACTGAACAGAACCGCGTCCGGAACAAACTAAAGCGGCTTATCGCAAAGAGACCACCCTTGCAAAGCCTGCAGGAGCGTGGGCTGCTCCGAG ACCAGGTGTTCGGCTGCCAGTTGGAATCACTGTGCCAGCGGGAAGGGGACACCGTGCCCAGCTTTGTGCGGCTCTGCATCGCTGCTGTGGATAAGAGAG GTCTAGATGTAGACGGCATTTACCGGGTGAGCGGGAACCTGGCAGTGGTCCAGAAACTTCGCTTCCTGGTGGACAGAG AGCGTGCGGTCACCTCCGATGGGAGGTATGTGTTCCCAGAACAGCCAGGACAAG aaGGCCGATTAGATTTGGACAGTGCTGAGTGGGATGATATTCACGTGGTCACTGGAGCCCTGAAGCTTTTTCTCAGGGAGCTACCCCAGCCTCTGGTGCCCCCATCGCTGCTGCCCCATTTTCGTGCTGCCCTTG CACTCTCCGAATCAGAGCAGCGTCTCTCTCAAATACGAGAATTAATAGGCTCAATGCCCAAGCCCCACCGGGACACTCTGCAGTACCTCCTGGAACATTTATGCAG GGTGATAGCACACTCTGATAAGAACCGCATGACCCCCCACAACCTGGGAATTGTGTTTGGGCCAACCCTGTTTCGGCCAGAGCAGGAGACGTCTGACCCGGCCGCCCATGCTCTTTACCCTGGGCAGCTAGTCCAACTCATGCTCACCGACTTCACCAGCCTCTTCCCTTGA
- the ARHGAP9 gene encoding rho GTPase-activating protein 9 isoform X3 yields the protein MLSGRWWSSTRGSLGLGPQNPSRGSQLCALYAFTYTGTDGRQVSLAEGDRFLLLRKTNSDWWLARRLGAPPTSRPIFVPAAYMTEESIPSQSPTTISPSQSLWTPGPKLCHGSAKELHLSQEPPGRAQTTSKQPPPLPPKMCRSVSVTNLRPTLPKPFQEGASGRSLSQEDLLPEANANTARPQPLMSEHPVYCNLVDLRRCPRSPPPSPACPPLQRLDSWEQHLDPNSGRCFYIHSLTGSKSWKPPRRTRVREMNPGFMEGTQTLNRDNGVLQPQAKGSESDTATPELLGPQGSPYLCQRTSQLHPSDQPSALQPSRPLPQVLDDPHEVEKSGLLNVTKIAQGGRKLRKNWSPSWVVLAGNSLVFYREPPPAAPSSIWGPAGSRPESSVDLRGAALAQGRRLSSRRNVLHIRTVPGHEFLLQSDQETELRAWHRALRAVIERLDRENPLELRLSGSGPAELEELSGGEDDEEESEPVSKPLLRIGGLRSSSRCPEGTEQNRVRNKLKRLIAKRPPLQSLQERGLLRDQVFGCQLESLCQREGDTVPSFVRLCIAAVDKRGLDVDGIYRVSGNLAVVQKLRFLVDRERAVTSDGRYVFPEQPGQEGRLDLDSAEWDDIHVVTGALKLFLRELPQPLVPPSLLPHFRAALG from the exons ATGCTGTCAGGCCGGTGGTGGTCAAGTACCCGGGGCAGCCTTGGGCTGGGGCCCCAAAACCCTTCTCGGGGATCCCAGCTCTGTGCCCTCTATGCCTTCACTTACACTGGGACAGATGGCCGGCAAGTGTCCCTGGCTGAAGGGGACAGGTTTCTACTGCTTCGAAAGACCAACTCAGACTGGTGGCTGGCAAGGCGCCTGGGAGCACCCCCCACTTCTCGACCCATCTTTGTCCCAGCTGCCTACATGACAGAGGAATCTATCCCTTCCCAGAGCCCAACCACCATCAGCCCCAGCCAATCCCTCTGGACACCTG GGCCAAAGTTGTGTCATGGTTCCGCGAAGGAACTGCATCTGTCTCAGGAGCCTCCAGGCAGGGCGCAGACCACCTCTAAGcagcctcctcctcttccccccaaaatgtgtAGAAGCGTCAGTGTTACCAATTTGAGGCCTACCCTCCCGAAACCCTTCCAGGAAGGAGCAAGTGGCAGATCTCTCTCTCAGGAAGACTTACTGCCAGAGGCCAATGCCAACACA GCAAGACCCCAGCCCCTCATGTCAGAGCACCCTGTGTACTGCAACCTAGTGGACCTTCGCCGCTGTCCCCGGTCTCCTCCCCCAAGCCCTGCGTGCCCCCCACTGCAGAGGCTGGACTCCTGGGAGCAGCACTTGGACCCTAACTCTGGACGCTGCTTCTACATACATTCGCTGACCGGCTCCAAGTCCTGGAAGCCCCCACGCCGCACTCGCGTGCGGGAGATG AACCCTGGCTTCATGGAGGGGACACAGACCCTGAATAGGGACAATGGTGTCCTGCAACCTCAGGCAAAGGGCTCAGAATCTGACACCGCAACCCCAGAACTGCTGGGCCCCCAG ggtTCACCCTACCTCTGCCAGCGCACCTCCCAGCTCCATCCCTCAGACCAGCCGTCAGCCTTGCAGCCCTCTCGACCTCTGCCGCAAGTCCTGGACGACCCCCAT GAGGTGGAAAAGTCGGGCCTGCTCAACGTGACCAAGATCGCCCAAGGGGGGCGGAAGCTCAG GAAGAACTGGAGCCCGTCTTGGGTGGTGTTAGCAGGTAACAGCTTGGTCTTCTACCGGGAGCCACCGCCGGCCGCGCCCTCCTCAATCTGG GGACCAGCGGGTAGCCGACCCGAAAGCAGCGTGGACCTGCGCGGGGCAGCCCTGGCCCAAGGCCGCCGCCTGTCCAGCCGCCGCAACGTCCTGCAC ATCCGCACGGTCCCTGGCCACGAGTTCCTGCTGCAATCAGACCAGGAGACCGAGTTGCGAGCCTGGCACCGCGCGCTGCGGGCGGTCATCGAACGCCTG GATCGAGAGAACCCCCTGGAACTGCGTCTGTCAGGTTCGGGACCGGCAGAGCTGGAGGAGCTGAGCGGCGGAGAGGACGACGAAGAGGAGTCCGAGCCGGTGTCCAAGCCACTGCTGCGGATCGGTGGCCTTCGGAGCTCCA GTCGGTGTCCTGAAGGAACTGAACAGAACCGCGTCCGGAACAAACTAAAGCGGCTTATCGCAAAGAGACCACCCTTGCAAAGCCTGCAGGAGCGTGGGCTGCTCCGAG ACCAGGTGTTCGGCTGCCAGTTGGAATCACTGTGCCAGCGGGAAGGGGACACCGTGCCCAGCTTTGTGCGGCTCTGCATCGCTGCTGTGGATAAGAGAG GTCTAGATGTAGACGGCATTTACCGGGTGAGCGGGAACCTGGCAGTGGTCCAGAAACTTCGCTTCCTGGTGGACAGAG AGCGTGCGGTCACCTCCGATGGGAGGTATGTGTTCCCAGAACAGCCAGGACAAG aaGGCCGATTAGATTTGGACAGTGCTGAGTGGGATGATATTCACGTGGTCACTGGAGCCCTGAAGCTTTTTCTCAGGGAGCTACCCCAGCCTCTGGTGCCCCCATCGCTGCTGCCCCATTTTCGTGCTGCCCTTG GGTGA